The Drosophila bipectinata strain 14024-0381.07 chromosome 2L, DbipHiC1v2, whole genome shotgun sequence genome has a segment encoding these proteins:
- the LOC138925753 gene encoding uncharacterized protein, whose amino-acid sequence MKSAGGPRDAITNHYEGYFRVEGEVLPGDSCASWSLIKCSFCTGSLSTRIAKGFSSGGLPRHVAAIVNNMTSVERVPEYRLMASEQPLKISSAGPPVICATTGF is encoded by the exons ATGAAATCAGCTGGTGGGCCCCGAGATGCAATTACGAACCATTATGAAGGATATTTTAGG GTCGAAGGTGAAGTTCTCCCGGGGGATTCGTGCGCATCCTGGTCACTGATCAAGTGCAGCTTCTGTACCGGCAGCCTCTCCACCAGAATCGCTAAAGGATTTTCTAGCGGTGGTCTTCCACGGCATGTAGCGGCGATCGTAAACAACATGACCAGCGTGGAGCGGGTACCGGAGTACCGACTGATGGCATCGGAGCAACCGTTGAAGATTTCCTCGGCTGGGCCACCGGTCATCTGCGCCACAACCGG